A genome region from Sphingobacteriaceae bacterium GW460-11-11-14-LB5 includes the following:
- a CDS encoding cystathionine gamma-synthase, translating to MKFATKAIHAGQEPDPTTGAVMTPIYQTSTYWQKSPGDNKGYEYSRGTNPTRKALEDCLAALENAKYGLAFSSGMGATDAVLKLLQPGDEVITGNDLYGGSYRIFTKIFTKYGIKFHFLDLSKPENILPYINDKTKLVWIETPTNPTMQIIDIEGVAKITKEKNLILTVDNTFASPYLQNPIDLGADIVMHSVTKYIGGHSDVVMGALVTNDEQLYKDLWFIYNACGATPGPQDAFLVLRGIKTLHLRMKAHCENGERIAHYLKTHPKVDKIYWPGFEDHPNHDIAKKQMRGFGGMISITLKGADLEETFRISSNFKVFTLAESLGGVESLINHPATMTHGSIPKEEREKVGVTDNLLRLSVGVEDIDDLLEDLANALA from the coding sequence ATGAAATTCGCAACTAAAGCTATACATGCAGGTCAAGAGCCTGATCCAACCACCGGTGCGGTAATGACACCGATATACCAAACTTCTACCTATTGGCAAAAATCTCCCGGAGATAACAAGGGTTACGAGTATTCGAGAGGAACCAACCCAACGCGTAAGGCTTTGGAAGATTGTTTAGCAGCTTTAGAAAATGCTAAATATGGTCTGGCTTTCTCGAGTGGAATGGGGGCAACAGATGCCGTATTAAAGTTACTGCAACCAGGCGATGAAGTGATTACCGGTAATGATTTGTATGGAGGTTCGTACCGTATTTTTACCAAAATCTTCACTAAATACGGTATCAAATTCCACTTTCTGGATCTTTCTAAACCAGAGAATATATTGCCTTACATCAACGATAAAACCAAATTGGTTTGGATAGAAACACCTACTAATCCGACCATGCAGATTATCGATATTGAAGGGGTGGCAAAAATTACGAAAGAGAAAAATTTAATCCTTACTGTTGATAATACATTTGCATCGCCTTATTTACAAAATCCGATCGATCTCGGCGCTGATATTGTGATGCATTCGGTAACTAAATATATTGGTGGCCACTCTGACGTGGTGATGGGAGCTTTGGTAACCAATGATGAGCAATTGTATAAAGATCTTTGGTTCATTTACAACGCCTGTGGTGCAACACCAGGTCCGCAGGATGCTTTTTTAGTTTTGAGAGGAATTAAAACGCTTCATCTTCGGATGAAAGCACATTGCGAAAATGGGGAGCGTATTGCACATTATTTAAAAACACATCCAAAGGTTGATAAAATCTATTGGCCGGGTTTTGAAGACCATCCTAACCATGACATCGCTAAGAAACAAATGCGTGGTTTCGGTGGGATGATTTCGATTACGCTAAAAGGTGCTGATCTGGAAGAAACTTTTAGAATCTCTTCTAATTTTAAAGTGTTCACCCTGGCCGAATCGTTAGGTGGTGTCGAATCGCTGATTAACCACCCTGCAACGATGACACACGGCTCTAT